attaaaatatttataaaattaattatgatatttcttCTTactctaatttgaaaaataatattcaaatatcttaaaatatttgaattattaatattataaaagttttataataattaattatataattattatgaaaatttgtattggaataataaaaatgatttctaattatactttattagtaaaaaaatgctagaaaattttctaagttaGCACTTATATACAGTGTACATATCTTTGCATACTGGTTTTATAATTGAAGTatatgtttgattattgaaattaattcactaacttttatatttttaatttgggaaagaatatcaaattctattttttgatttacaaaatttattgaattgttTACTCTAATGAATATTTAGATGAATGTAAATtatgttttgggtttttttaattaagaaatatatattagaattagtggtagtttatttttattttgttgtgtgATAAATGTATAGAATtttatggatttattttttattaatttattatctagataatggaattttttatagacaaataaaaagtatttaagtagtatttttttatgataagtttttgtaatttataatgAATTCATTCTCATCCAAATTACACGAGACTGTggtggtttaattttttttaagacaattagataagaatcaatcaaaatatttaaggcttaaagtaatttgctttaacaattaaataaaaaatggaaaaaaaaaaaccaaagagaCGACTCTTTTGGAACATTTCAAATGTATGAGAGTTATGTTAAAATGAATTCCATGGAAACTGTGCTATTTCTTGACTGATTTTTTCCTTACAAATTCTTATAGTTTTAGACAATGAAATTAAACTTGTTTAAGCATGTACATTTTCCTCCACCCTTCTTTAAGATGTAGTTTATTGTGTTTTCCTACACATggattattttcatttttcagttagtcaaaatatataaataacaaaacgGTGGGATGAACTCTACAGGTTGCATTTCCTAGCTTGGAGTTCTTATATATCGAGGGACTGgataatgtgaaaaaaatatggcCCAACCAAATTCCTCAACATTCCTTCTCCAAACTAGAACATGTGACTGTATTATCATGTGGAcaattgttgaatatttttcCATCTTGTATGCTGAAAAGGTTACAGAGTCTACAGATGCTGATGGTAGAGGATTGTAGTTCATTAGAAGCGGTTTTTGATGTGGAAGAGACAAATGAATGTGGATTGTAGTTCATTAGAGAATACAAACGTATTCCCTAAAATAactgatctctctctctccaatcTACCTCAACTCAGGAGTTTCTACCCGGGGGCACATACTTCACAGTGGCCATTGTTGGAACAACTGCAGGTGTTGGACTGTCATAAACTCAATGTATTTGCATTCGAAACTCCAACATTCCAACAAAGACATGGTGAGGGAAATCTTGATATGCCCCTTTTCTTGCTCCCACATGTAAGTTTCCTAATTTTACGTTATCACGTTTCCTTAAATTTTACATTAAATAACTTGACCCATGAAAAGGTGGATGCAGAACCCAAAACTGATTATTGGCCCCTACTTGATCCACAACTTCCTTTAGAGAGCATCCTtgatttccatttttcctccctGTATATGGTTCAAACCAATATTGCaatttattgtaaattttattggtttccaaaaattatttaatctataacCAACCAACTTATAGTAAACAATTGTGAACCACCTTTccaatccatttttatttaagtGACTTACACCTGCCATCATCATACTTCTCAAATGGTAAATGACAGCATAAAATTAGAAATCTGGAGGTGGATGTCTAGTGCATCTTCTGTAAACagcataaaaaattatattaattttgccATGTACTTTACTTGGAATTGAGAAATAAAACAACACTTCTTTGTAGATGTGCGTATCTTATTTATGTATTAGTTATAATTGActgaaaaaatttgttttattccAACCATTTCCCAGGTTGCATTCCCAAATTTGGAGGAATTAGAATTGGGTCTCAACAGAGATACAGAAATATGGCCAGAGCAATTTCCAGTGGATTCCTTTCCCAGACTAAGAGTTCTGTGTGTATATGACTATAGAGATATTTTGGTTGTGATTCCTTCCTTTATGcttcaaatattacataatctAGAAAAACTAGAAGTGGGAGAATGTAGTTCAGTCAAAGAGGTATTCCAACTTGAAGGATTTGACGAGGAAAATCAAGCCAAGAGGCTTGGACGGTTAAGAGAAATAAAGTTGGATGATCTTCCTGGGCTGACACATTTGTGGAAGGAAAACTCAAAACCAGGCCTTGACTTGCAGGGTCTAGAGAGTCTTGAAGTGTTGGATTGTGAAAAATTGATCAATTTGGTACCATCCTCAGTATCTTTCCAAAATCTAGCTACTCTAGATGTGCAGTCTTGTGGTAGTCTGAGAAGTTTGATATCACCCTCGGTAGCTAAAAGTCTGGTAAAACTCAAAACACTCAAAATAGGTGAATCAGATATGATGGAAGAAGTAGTTGCCAACGAAGGAGGGGAAGCAACAGATGAGATTACTTTCTACAAATTACAACACATGGAGCTTCTGTATTTGCCAAACCTCACAAGCTTCAGTTCAGGTGGTTATATATTCTCATTCCCATCCTTGGAGCAGATGCTGGTGAAAGAATGCCCCAAGATGAAAATGTTCTCACCAAGGCTAGAAAGAATAAAAGTGGGAGATGATGAGTGGCCTTGTCAGCATGATCTGAATACCACCATCCATAATTCGTTTATAAATGCACATGGTATGTACTGATGTGAGACTTTTTTAGATTTATCAAGCGCAATTCATACTTAGACATTTATTATTATACCAATTAGCAACCATTAAAATGAAACGTTTTGAACTATTTTCTGAAATATCTATCCTATCATCAAAGGAAATGATATTGCAGAATGTTCTGtttctatattttgaaaataaataaagtagatCTGAAAACCTCTATTCTGCAACTGAAAAtggtataaacaaatatatataccaTTTTCAATCACTAGTAATTGTAATATCTTTATTTAACCTTATTAAATGCtcataatgatttatttatgtttttcagGTAATGTTGAGGCTGAGATTGTGGAATTGGGAGCTAGTTCGGCATTAtgattacatcatgtcttgttcTTGGGAATGTTACTCTTTGGCTGGATTGATTCCATGTTAATGCAATATGTATCACTCTATCTCAATCAATTTGGTTATATTTTAGGTTTATATAGATTTGTTGGATTGTATGATGTTTTCCACATTGTTCATAATTATGGATGGTCACTATTTGAGTCTCATAATGAATCTCCACTTGAATCATAGTATAAATCTCTATTTATGGATTTATTATTGCTTATAGTTGGTTGGGCTCAAAGCAATTGGACTTGAGGTAAAAAAAGGGTATAGAAACATTCATCAATGAGAACAGTTGCAATTGATCTGGTAAATAGGTTAGCAGAATAGATATTATTTCAATGTAATTGAAATTCAACAAACATAGAAACCACCTATATGATTCCAAGTTTGCCAATATTACTAAAATAGTACTTGGTATAAAGTATGATACCATAGTACCTGAAAGTTTATTAACCGAAGAACAAGCTTTCTCAGCATGACTGGGAGTAAGATGAGTGACGCTTCCACCAATGCATCAATTATCATCCTGaacaaccataaaaaaataaggagGGATAGAATAGAACAAAGAATCAatacaaatatgagaaaataccCAACATTGTTTCTCCAACCAACTCTCTTTCTCACATGCTGCTCTACTTTTCACATGTTGCTAACCGTTTCTCAATTGTTTCAAGTATTTCTTTCCAGATAAAACCTTCCTCTTTAACCTAGGCAACTTGATGCTCAATTTATTCAAGGACAAAAAACCATGGACAACTCCTGCAACAAAAGGGATGTTACAAAAGCAATCAATAAATCATAAACATATCAGCAATATTAAACTTCTATATTATAAAAGTCTAATGGTAGACTCCATAGCATCAATTACATATTCCATTGCTCTATCTGCTTCTAGGACCACATTTGCCTTCGTACAAATCTTTTTTAGCTGTGAACTCTTCTTCAAAACAAGccctttcattttccttgttttcAGCTATTCCAACCAAGAAACTTCTCCCTCAACCTGCACAAtgaatttacttttcctttacATCCTAGAAAAAAATCCATCCCCGTGttgcataataaaaatatgtaacatAAGATCAAAATTATATAGAACTTCAAAGTTGATATTTTGCATCCATCAACCAAATGAGACCTAGAAATGCATGTTTAGAAATTAGCATATGGAACTCAACCATTTGCAGAGTACCAAAACATTCCATTCACCAAAAAGGTTAATTTGGAGTGACTCATCTATAGATGGATGGGTTGTAATGGCCAAGGATAAAGCCAACATGTAATACAACAAGGTCCAATATGAATCCAGTCCCCCTCCACTCATATATCCCACCTTTATCCTTATAAGCTCCATAACTCGAGCAAGGAAGCGGggctaataaaaaataaattaaaagataagatGAAATAAAAGGATGAAATGCCATTAGGCTTTTGCTTGATCTATTAATGGGAATAGAATACATAGTACCCTGCATATTTAGAAGAATCTTGTAAGGTTCCctttattttgctttatttctttttttttccttgacaGCCCTCCATTTTTTCTAGCCAAATGTGAGATTGATCTTagttattatgttttataattatgtAGAGTTCCATTTCTCTACTATTAACAGTGTGATTGGGTCTTTTCAATTACTTTAGATGCCTCTTTAGCTATAAGTCTAATTGCCATATCACCATGTTGCTTGTTCCATTCTCAAATCTGAAAATctgatgtaattttttttctatattaataaaataatattacatcCTATATTGACCattaaaggagagaaaaacttCTAACCATATTTGGATTTTAGAGTAATTTTTCGAAAGGAAAACTGAAAAATAATGGGATTAACTTCTCAAGAAAAACTTAATAAATCACACTGCTTATATGTTTCAGCTTGTGTTTCGAGTTTGCTCTCACTCATAACTCACATCACACACCAAAAAACCCTCCCAAATTCTCTTTGATAATGCTAATAGCCTACACAAAACACATGTTGAACATGAGGAAGTGAGACTCTACCATCTTCTAATTTTTTCAGGATCACTACCAAACAACCTCAGGGAGCAACAACCGCCACATGTACATAGCCACATACATATTAAGAAACCAAAACCTTAACCCAGACTATCACATTGCATCCAAGTTCTGTAGGGCCtatctcaaaaatcaaaactCTAAGCCTACCCATTTCCAAAAGAGAATAGAAAACACTAGCCCAAACTCCATATCTCTTGGTTTTGAAGGAAGAGAGCTGTTGCAGGGAAGGAGCAATCAGAATTATTGAAAACAGAAATCTCCACTGAAGATGGCCTTGAAAGGAGGAGATGGTTTATGATTTGATGAAACCAGACATGGTCATAGAACTGAAGTTTGAATTGGTTAACATCTGTGGACCAAAAGAAATGGGATTTAGTGGTGAAGGATGTAGCTGGAGCAGCTGAGGATGATGGCAGGAGAGACATTGAGAGGGTTTAAAAAGAAGGGgccatgaaaataaaaagtatcaaGCTGTGGTGTTTGAGAGCAGATATGGGCCTTCTATACTTAGGAACTTATTAAAGAGGGCCAAGATTGGGTCCTCTGTACAATTCATCCCCCTTTCTAAAAATCAAGATTGGAGCCTTAGTCATCAAGGATataatttttgtagtagtgcatTCATTCATATTACAATGACAATCATTTTAAgctactaaaaatatttctgcTATGAAAAGCATAGCAATGGATAGAGTGCCCTGGTGCCTAACTAGCAAACATATAAGGGAAAGGATCATTATAAACGTTCATGGAAAGCAAATTTGGTGAATTGGTACATACCATGCAGCTGTATAAACAACTTTTGAATGGTGGTATTGAGGTCACCTTCCCAATGCCATTCATTATCTGCCACAGCTACTCTCTCTAGCCTTGGTGTGGTTGAGAAGCCTTGAGAGAAAACTTTCATCTTCGGGCATTCTTCCACTACTACATGGTCCAAGGATGGGAATGTTGAAAGTGTAGCCTCCTGAACAGAAGCTTGTGAGGTTTGCTAAACAAACAAGGGCAATGAGTTCTAATTTGCAAAAAGCAATCTCATCTGTTGCTTCGCCTCCTCCTCCGGAAACTACTTCTTTCATCATATCTGATCCACCTACTTTGAGGTTTTTGAGTTGCACCAGACTTTTAGCTGTTGATGGTGTAGCAAATTAACCAGACTACCATAAGACCATACATCTAAAGTTGCTAGGTTCTGGAATGTCACTGAACTTGGTACCAAACTTATCAAATGGTCACAGTTCCATACTTCAAGAGTTTCAAGATTCTGAAAACGAGGGCCTCGTTTGAAGTTTTCCTTGCACAAATGCGTCAGCTCAGGTGGGTCGTGCAGCTGTACTTCTCTTAACTTAGCAAGTGCCATGGCATGACTTTCCTCATCAACAAGTTCTTCAAGCTGTACAACCTCTTTGACTGAACCACATCTTCTCACATCGAGCTTTTCTAGATTATGTAGCGTATGAAGCATAAAGGATGGAATTGCAACCAAATTATCTCCATATCTAAGTACATTCATAACTCTAAGTTTGCAAATGGACTCCATTGGAAATTGCTCTTGCTGTATTTCTGTGGCACTGTTCCTATCCAATGTCAATTCCTCCAAATCAGGTTATGCAACCTGATAAATCcctcaaacaaaataatttagtCTGTCAAATTACAACTATCATATAAATAAggcatttttatttctctaattCAAATAAAAGGCATGGCaaaactaatataatatgtgaTGTTGTTATATATAAAAGTGACGATGGGCACGGCGGGTAGCAATGTCTAAAAGATTGACTTAGTAAAAACAGTTttataaaccaaataaaagaaaaaactcgTTTGGAAGTTAGTTATTAAAATTGAGT
Above is a genomic segment from Vitis riparia cultivar Riparia Gloire de Montpellier isolate 1030 chromosome 14, EGFV_Vit.rip_1.0, whole genome shotgun sequence containing:
- the LOC117931168 gene encoding uncharacterized protein LOC117931168 isoform X2, with the protein product MWKRQMNVDCSSLENTNVFPKITDLSLSNLPQLRSFYPGAHTSQWPLLEQLQVLDCHKLNVFAFETPTFQQRHGEGNLDMPLFLLPHVAFPNLEELELGLNRDTEIWPEQFPVDSFPRLRVLCVYDYRDILVVIPSFMLQILHNLEKLEVGECSSVKEVFQLEGFDEENQAKRLGRLREIKLDDLPGLTHLWKENSKPGLDLQGLESLEVLDCEKLINLVPSSVSFQNLATLDVQSCGSLRSLISPSVAKSLVKLKTLKIGESDMMEEVVANEGGEATDEITFYKLQHMELLYLPNLTSFSSGGYIFSFPSLEQMLVKECPKMKMFSPRLERIKVGDDEWPCQHDLNTTIHNSFINAHGNVEAEIVELGASSAL